GTCGCGTACCCAGGCGCGGAAGGTGCGGGCGGGGGCGCCGGTGACCTTCTCGACCGTGTCGGTGAGGGCGGGGCGCGGGGCGTCCAGCAGCTCGGCGTAGCCGTCCAGCAGCGGGTCCACGAACGCGTCAGGGAAACCGCCGTCGGCCAGGAGGCGTTCGCGCGCCGACGCGTGGGACAGCTCCTGCCACCGGAGGGGCCGGCCCAGCACGTCCGCCATGACCCGCACCTGTTCCGCCTGGGTGAGGACTTCGGGGCCCGTCAGGGTGTACGTGGCGCCGTCGTGGCCGTCCTCGGTGAGCGCCCGTACGGCCACCTCGGCGATATCGGCCTCGTGGAGGAGGGCCATGGGTGCCGCCCCGTAGGCGCCCCGAACGACGTCGCCGCCCCGGATCTGATCGGCCCACCACAGGGTGTTCGCGGCGAACGCGCTCGGGCGGAGCCGGGTCCAGGACAGCCCGGACCGTGCGACGAGCTGCTCGACTGCCGCGTGGGACCGGCCCACCGGGTGCGGCTGGCGTTCGGGGGCGAGCCCGTCGCGGACGGCGCCGGACGACAGGAGGACGACCCTGCGCGCATGGCGCGCGACGGCGTCCACGACCGCGCCAGCCGGCTCGGCACCGTGGAACGGCCACATCAGGAACACGGCGTCGACGCCCTCCGACGCCGACTCCAGCGCCGCGCGGTCGGCCAGGTCGCCCTGGCGCACGTCGACCCCGCCGGGCAGTCCCGCGTCGGCCGCCCGGCGGGTGAGCGCCCGCACCGCAACCGCGCCGGTGGCCAGGAGCCGGTCCGTCACCCGGCGGCCCACATTTCCGGTCGCCCCGGTGACGAGAATCGTGTTCCTGCTGGTCATCGCGCTCTCCCTGTCGCTCTGTGTACGTGCCGCCCGTACGCCCGGGTGGCCCGTGGGCGGGGGGCCGTACGCGTTGCCGTGCGGCCCACGATCACCGGCCGTGGGGGAGCGGCTCCAGCTACCGAGGCCAGGACGCAGGAATCCGTCATCTCCTACCGTTGACAGATGGAAACCGTCACTCTGGATACCGTCGACCGTGGGCTGGTGCATGCCCTGCAGATCGACGGGCGGGCGTCGTTCCGCACCGTGGCCGAGGTCCTCGGCGTCTCGGAGAACACCGTCGCCCGCCGCTACCGACGGCTGCGGTCCGCCGGGGTGCTGCGCGTCGTCGGCGTGGTCAACGGGGTGGCGCTCGGCCACTCCTCCTGGGCACTCCGGCTGCGGTGCACCCCGGACGCGGCCGGCGCGGTCGCCGCCGCGCTCGCGGCCCGTTCCGACACCTCCTATGTGCACCTGCTCTCCGGCGGGACGGAGATCTCCTGCAACGTCCAGTCGCCTTCCGCCGCCGAACGGGACGCCCTGCTGCTGCACAAGCTCCCCCGGACCAGCCGGGTCACCGCGGTCTCCGCGCATCTGCTGCTGCGCGCCACGGCGCTGCCCGCCGCGTGGCGCGGGGCCGCCCGGCTCTCCGAGGAGCAGGCCGGTCGGCTGCGTCCCGCCCCGGTCGCCGCGGTACCGGAGCCGGTCGCGCTCGACGGCCGGGACCGGGTCGTACTGGAACTGCTGGCCAAGGACGGCAGGACCGGCTACCGCGAACTCGCCGCCGCCGCGGGCAGCGCGGACTCCACCGTCAAACGCCGGCTGGACGCCCTGCGGCGCTCCGGAGTGCTCGGCTACGCCCTCGACCTCAGCCCGGCGGCGCTCGGCTTCCCCACCGAGGCACGCCTGTGGATGTCCGTACGGCCCTCCGGGCTGCTCCAGGTGGCGCAGGCGATGGCCGAGCATCCGGAGGTCTCCTTCGCCGCGTTGTGCACCGGCCCCAGCAACCTCGTCGCCGCCGTCAACTGCCGTCATGCCGAGGACCTGTGCCGTTACCTCACCGAGCGGGTGGCCACGCTGGACGCCGTGCGCTCCGTGGAGACGGCGCCCGTCATCCGCACCCTCAAGCGCACCGGGACGGCAGGCATCCCCGCGGTGCGCATGTGACGGAATGCCGACATCTGACGTCTGAAGGGGAAATGCGGCGATGCGCCATGAGCCGATGCGTCATGGGCGGATCGCCGCAGCCAGCCCCGGTACAACCCTTTGGAGTCTCCGTGCCGTTACGGATAGCCGTCACTGCTGAGCCGATACCTTCGCATGTGTCCGCGCTCGATTACGTCATCGGCCCGGCCCTTGAGCAGGGCCACGATGTCGCGCTCCACGCCCCTGTGATGTTCCGCCGCGAAGCCCGGCGGCGCGGAGTGGAGTTCCACCGGGCCGGGACGGACTGGACCTGCGATCCGGCCGTTCAGCAGGCGGCGAGTGAGATCTGGAAGGAGTACGGAAACGCACCCTTCAACCGCTACGTCTTCGGTCGGCTCTGGCCGGATCAGGCCGAGGCGAAGGCGCATGATCTCCTCACCGCGTGGACACGGGCGCGTCCTGATCTGGTGATCGCCGAGTGCAGTGACCTCGGCGCGCACCTTGCGGCGAAGGTCCTGGAGCTGCCCGTGTTCGCGGCGGACAACGGCCTCGGCCCGGTGCTCCTGGATCTCTGGGACACCGACATCGCGCCCGCGTTGACGCCCCTCCACAAGCAACACGGGCAGGACGCACCCGTGCTGCCCCCGATGCTCACCCCCGCGCCGGTCCAGTGGTTCTACGGGACGCCCCCGCCCGCGGCGCGCGCGGTCCGGCGTACCGTCGCGGAATTCCGGACCGCCCGGCCCGAGCGGCTGGACCGCGATCCCTCCGACCGCCCGCTCGTCTATGTGAGCCTCGGCACCCTGACCACCGCGATGTCCGGTCTCCGGACCGTCGTGGGGAGCGTGTACCGGGAGATCATGGCGGCACTCTCCGCCATCGGCTGCGAGGCAATCGTGTCCGCGGGAGACCTCGCGGGGGACCTGCGGAGCGCGGACCCCCGCATCCGGATCGTCGAGCACGTCCCGCAGCCCGCGCTCCTGCACCGTGCCGACCTGTTCGTGACGCACGGCGGCCGGGCATCCCTGCTCGACGCGGTGCAGGGCGCAACGCCGGTGCTGGGCATGGGCGTGCTCGGCGACCAGCCCGGCAACGCCGCCGCGTTCGCCCGGCGCGGCCTCGGCCGCGCGCTGGAACTCACGGCGACACGCGGCGAGATCGCCGACGCCGTGACGGCCGTCCTCGGCGGCTCCTGCTACGACGCGGCCATGACCGCCGCCCGTGCCGAGCTGTCACAGCTGCCACCGCTCGACCTCACGGAGCTGCGGGGCGGCGCGTGATGCGGACGTGATCGGGGTGCGGTGTCACGGGACGGATGGTGACCTGTCTCAGCGAAGGTTCTGCAAATCTCAGCGAAGTTGCTGACAACTGTCGTTAATCTCACCGACGTTGAGGATCCGTCCGGCCGTGACAAGCCTCGCTCTCGCCCGCCGACGCTGGTCCGAGACCAACCCGTAAGTCAGATGCACTCATCCCCACACTGGAGGTTCCATGCCCAAGGGCTACTGGGTCAGCGTCTACCGCACCATTTCAGACCCCGAGAAGCTGGCTGCCTACAACAAGCTGGCCGGTCCGGCCGTCAAGGCCGCGGGCGGTCGGACCTTCGCCCGTGGCGGTCGGGTCGTGGCGCATGACGCCGGAATCGCCGAGCGCACCGTCCTGATCGAGTTCGACAGCTTCGAGCAGGCCGTCGCGGCGCGCGAGAGTGCGGCCTACCAGGAGGCGCTGGTCGTCCTCTCCGACGGCGTCGAGCGCGACTTCCGTATCGTCGAGGGCATCGACTGACCGAGGTCCAGTCGGATCTCCACTGAAGAGCAGCAGGATTCTGGGGTATACCGGCCCGCTCCCGTGAAGGGCGTCACCAGCTGGTTCCCGCACGGCGCAGGCAGCCTGGCCGAGACCGGCGGCGGTCAGGTCCTGCTCGCGCAGCGGGGTGAAGTCGACGTCGCCTTGCGCCTGTTCTGGGTGGCGAAGGAGACGTCGACCTCCTTGCCCTCCTCGTCGAAGGCGGTGATGTGGTCGCCGCGGGCCGCCTGGTGCCGCTGGGCGTGCGCGAGGGCGTCCAGCACCCGGCTGTCCTCGCTGGCCGCGGTGAACTTCAGCTTGTCGTTGTCGGCCAGGTCGAACATCACCGCCCGGTCCCGGCCGATCTGCCGTACAGCAGCACCTCCCAGAAGTTGCGATCAGGGCCTCGGCGATCTCTGGCCTCGCGAGCCGGATCTGCTCCAGCTCCGCCTTGGCCTTCTTGATCTTCATCGCCACGCGCTTGCAGAACATCGTCGCCAGGTCGTCCCGCACCCGCATCCGCGCCTTGTGCGTCCAGGCCGCGACCAGCGCGATGCGCTTGACGGGGACGAAGTCCCGCAGGTCCGCAGCGTCCGACGCGTCCGCCTCCCCAGCGAAGTCGGTGACCTTCCCCGCGGCGACTCCGTCCATTACAGACCAACGGTGGTCGCCCTTCGCTGTCACAGGTCACGGACGGACCCAGTTCGGGTCTTGCTTCGGCGAACAGTTCCGATATATCGTTGAAGCATCGCAATAGGTCAACGATAGAGAAAGGGAGACGTCATCATGCGTTCCCAGGGAAACGAACACGGGTATGAGCGTCGGCACGAGCACTGCGGTCCCGGGCGCCACGGCGGGCGCGGCGACTTCGCGGGCGGCTGGGAGCGGCGGCGCTCCGCATTCGGGCCGTTCGGGCCGCCTTTCGGGGGCCCGCCCTTCGGTGGCGGCCGGGGCCGGGGCGGACCGCGCGGCCGGGCGCGCCGCGGCGATGTGCGGGCCTCGATACTGGCCCTGCTCAAGGACCGTCCGATGCACGGCTACGAGATGATCCAGGAGATCGCCGAGCGCAGCGGCGGCGCGTGGAAGCCGAGCCCCGGCTCGGTCTATCCGACGCTGCAGCTGCTGGAGGACGAGGGGCTGATCGTCAGCGCCAGTGAGGGCGGCAAGAAGCTGTTCTCGCTGACCGAGGCCGGACGCGCCGAGGCCGACAGCGGCTCGGACGCCCCCTGGGAGGACGCCGGCCGCGGCGTCGACTGGGAGGCGATGAACGAGATACGCAAGGCGGGCGGCGGTCTGGTTGAGGCGTTCCGTCAGGTGTGGGCCACCGGTAGTCCCGAGCAGCGGGAGAAGGCCATGGCGGTGGTCAACAAGGCCCGCAAGGAGCTGTACCTGATCCTGGCCGAGGAGGACTGAGCGGCCGGGCCGGCGACGGCAGGGGGCTTGCGGGCCGGTAGGGGGCTCGGGGATTCAGGTGACCAGGCCCGCGAGCTTGCGCAGGGATTCGTTCAGGGCGGCGTTCGCCGAGTCCTTGAGCTTGCCCGCCATCAGGGACACCGCGGCGCCGGTGAACGTCCCGTCGATCCGCAGTGCCGTCGCCCCGCCGTCCGGGGTGAGCGCGTAGCGCATCTCCAGGCTGACGCCCATCGGGCCCTTGCCCGCGATGTCCAGCAGCCGGCCGGGCTCCAGTTCCCGGACGGTCCAGGTGACCTCCGCGGGGAAGCCCATCAGCTTCATGTTCTCCTCGTACGTCGCGCCGACCTCCAGCGTCTGCGGGCCGCCGTGGGGGAAGGCGGTGTGGGTGGCGTTCCACTCGCCGTACGACGTGAAGTCGGTGAGCCGGTCCCAGACCTTCTCGGCCGGTGCCTCGATGCGGGCCTGGGCGGTGACTTCGGCCATGCGATCACCCCTTCGGTGACGGTCCTGGCTGGTGCCGCGGAACGTAGCCGTGCGGGGGTGAAGGTTCAATACCGAAGGCGCCATACTTCTGATGGGGTGTCAGGTTGTTGGTGGTGGCCCGTCGGGTCGGCGCCCGGGATGTCCGGCCTCCACGATTCCCCCATATCTTCTGCGTGGGATCTCCTCCGTAAGGATGAGATCCCACGCGGTCGTCCCCAACCAACGTCGGATGCGCAAATGCTTCCCGGCGGGGATGTCCGGACGCCCGGGGACTGGTGGGGTGGAGGCTGTGCAAAACCGTACTGCGTACAGTGGCGGCGACGGATCCGCCCGGGAGGACCCCGAAACCCAGCTCACCGTGGAGCTCGCATCGGTGGTTTCCGCCGCCCGCAGGCGGGCCACCCGGGACGGCGACCGCCAGGTCGACACCGCGCACCTGCTGCACGGCCTCCTGGAATCCGACCCCGCCGTACGCGCCGCCTTCGACGGCGGACCGCAGGTCGCGCGGCTGCTCGGCTACCTCGTCCAGCGCAGCATCGGCTACGGACTCCGGTGGCACGGCACGGTGGAGGACTCCGGCGCGGTCCCCGCGGTCACCGAGGGCAGTGTCCCCGGCTGGTCACCGGCCGCGGCCGCGGCCATGGACGGCGCACTCGACCGCGCGCACGCCCGCTACGCCACCCGGGCCGGCTGCCTCGACCTCCTCGCCGCGCTGGTGGACGACCCCGAGTCCCGGGCCGTGGAAGTGCTGCGCCGGGCCTGTGTCGACACCGCCCGGATCGCCGCCCGACTGGACGGGGAGCGCCCCGGCCAGGACTGACAGGGGTCTCGGGGGTGGCGCTGCTGACGACGGCTGTCATGATGACCCGATGCACGCGTCTTCCGGTGGCCCGGCAGGTCCCTCGACCGGCCCGGGCCAGGCAACCCCAGGGGCCCTGGCAGACCGCCGGCCGTTGTCCGCCCACACGCCGGGCCGCACCGGCGCGCGACGGGGACGCGGCGCCGGCTTGGCCATCGCCCTGCTGTCCGCCGTGGCCTTCGGCGGTTCCGGTGTGGCCGCCAAGCCGCTCATAGCCGCCGGCCTCGAACCGCTCCACGTCACCTGGCTACGGGTCGTCGGCGCCGCGCTGGTGATGCTGCCGCTGGCCTGGCGCCACCGCGCGCTGCCGCGCCGCCGGCCCGGCCTGCTCGCCGGCTTCGGGTTGCTCGCCGTCGCCGGCGTGCAGGCGTGCTACTTCGCGGCCATCTCCCGCATCCCGGTCGGCGTCGCGCTGCTCATCGAGTACCTGGCCCCCGCCCTCGTCCTGGGCTGGGTCCGCTTCGTGCAGAAACGGCCGGTCAGCCGCGCCGCCGCGGTCGGCGTCGTGCTGGCCGTCGGCGGTCTCGCCTGCGTCGTCGAGGTCTGGTCCGGGTTGACCTTCGACACCGTCGGCCTGGCGCTGGCGCTCGGCGCGGCCTGCTGCCAGGTGGGCTACTTCGTGCTCTCCGACCACGGGACCGACGACGAGGACGCGGCGGACCCGCTCGGCGTGATCGCCTACGGCCTGCTCATCGGCGCCGCCGTCCTCACCCTGATCGCCCGCCCCTGGGAGATGAACTGGTCGGTGCTCGACGGCGGTGCGGACATGAACGGCACCCAGGTGCCCGCCGCCGTGCTGCTCGGCTGGATCGTGCTGGTCTCCACGGTGGCCGCCTACCTCACCGGGGTGGTCTCGATCCGCCGGCTCTCTCCCCAGGTGGCGGGAGTGGTGGCCTGTCTGGAGGCGGTCATCGCGACCGTGCTGGCGTGGGTGCTCCTCGGTGAGCACCTCTCCGCACCGCAGATCGTGGGCGGCGCGGTGGTGCTGGTCGGCGCGTTCATCGCGCAGTCCGCCAAGCCGACGGCGACGGACACGGTGGTGGTCGCGGCGGCCGGGGCGGTCACCGGGGAGGCCGCGGTCCCCGGTCCGCCGGGTGGCGCCGCCGGCGTTGACGCACCCGACGGCGCTGCGTCCCCGGCGGGCGACAGGGCCACTGGCCACCTGCGGTCATGACGTGTGGCCGGTGAGGGCGCCCGGTAGGGTGGCGATCATGCATTCGACCGTGTTGCCCCCTCCCGCCGCGTAAGGCGGGCGGCGGCCTCCGAGGACATCCCGGCTCGGGCAGGTTCCCGAGCTGATCGTCGCTGCCCGCACACGGGACCACGCGACCATTTCCACGGCGCTCCGCGCCGTGCCGGATCTCCCGGAGCACTTCCGTCATGCATGCCACTCCTTCCCCCGCCCTGCCCGTGGGCCGGGGTCTGCTGTACGTGACCTTCGCCGCGACCGCCTGGGGTACCGCGGGGGCGGCCGCCGCCCTCCTCTACCGGGGCAGCGGGCTGGGTCCGATCGCCCTCACCTTCTGGCGCACCTTCGGCGGGCTGGTCCTCCTGCTCGCCCTCCGGACGCTGCTGCGCCGCCGGTCCGGCGGCCGGGCCGTACCCGCCCCCTACGAGCCGTGGCGGCGGCGCGCCCTCCGCGTCGTGGGGACCGGGGTCGCGCTCGCGGTCTTCCAGGCCGCCTACTTCGCCGCCGTGGCCACCACCGGGCTGGCCGTCGGCACCGTCGTCACCATGGGGGCCGGGCCCGTCCTCATCGCCATCGGGGCGCGCGTCACCATGGGCGAACACCTCGGCGTGGGCGGTGTCCTGGCCGTCGCCGGGGCGCTGGCCGGGCTGGCGGTCCTGGTCCTCGGCGCGGACGGCACCGCGACCGTGCGTCCGGCCGGCGTCGGTTACGCCCTGCTGTCCGCGGCCGGCTGCGCCGCGATGACGCTGATCACCCGGCGGCTCGGCAGGGGCGGCGACAGCGATCCGTACGCCTCGACGATCAGTGCCTTCGCGGTCGCCGCGCTGTGCCTGCTGCCGCTCGCGGCGGTGGAGGGGCTGTGGCCGCAGGCGTATCAGCTGGGTCGCAGCCTCTGGCTGATGGGCTACATCGCGGCGGTGCCGACGGCACTGGCCTACGGGCTGTACTTCGCGGGGCTGGCCGCCGTCCGGGCCGCGACCGCGTCGGTGGTCTCACTGATCGAGCCGGTGTCGGCCGCGGTCCTCGCGGTGCTGTTCCTGGGGGAGCGGCTCACGACGGCGACGGCGGTGGGAACCGGGGTGCTGCTGACGGCCGTTGCCGCGTTGGCGGTGACGGAGGCGCGCGGAGCGCTGGCGGCCGCGCGGTCCGCGGCTCCGGCGGCGGGCTGAGGACGGGCGCCCGGCCGGTTCGCACCGGCCGGGCAGCCGCTCCGCAGGCCCGGGCGGTGGGGCCGCCGGGCCCGGCCCCGTCAGGACGCGGGCGTCTCCTCGGGGGTGGCGGCCGCTGCCAGGCGCCGCTGCTGATGGGCGCGGGCCGCCGCGTCCCCGGGGCCGTTCCGCTCGGCGAGGCGCGCCGAGACACGCTGCTGCACCGCCTCGCTCCGCTTGCCCCCGTACTTGAACTTGGCGCGCACGTCGCGCACTTCGAGGCGCAGGCCGCGGATGCCGGACAGCAGCCGCCCGTACGGGGCCTCGCCCGCGGTGATCGGAGCCGAACCGCCCTCGGGCTGGAAGTGGCCCGTCTGCCGCCGCAGCAGCGCCGCCTTGGCCTCCGGGTCGTCCACGACATGGGCGGTGCAGGTCAGCTGGACCGCGGCGTAGAAGCTGGTGGGGACGCCGTGCTCGGGCGGCTGGTCGTCGGCCGCCTGCCAGGGGCCCGGGATGAAGGTGTAGTCGTCGACCACGCTCAGCAGGACCGTCGGCCGGTCCTCCAGCGCCGCCCACATCGGGTGGGGACGGGCGAGGTGGGTGACGGCCTCGCGGCGCGCGGGGTCGTAGGCGAAGTGCAGGGGCTGCACCAGCGGCGGTTCGCCCGGCGGCCCGTGGGCCGCCAGCTGCCCGAAGTCGTGTGCCGCGAGCCAGCGTTGCCACTCGGCGTCGTCGGCGGGGGCGTCCCAGGGGTGGATCAGCACGGTGGCTCCTCAGCGGGCGGGGAGGTACGCCGGCGCGGGGATGCCGGACGCGAGGTCGTCGGACGGTATGGGCGCGCCGTACACGGGTGCCACGGGCAGGACGCCGCTCCAGTACGGCAGCGCGAGGTCCTCGGGCTCGTCGTGGGGGCCGCCGGTACGGATCTTGGCGGACACCTCGCGCAGGTCGAGGCGGATCACGGCGGTGGCGGCCAGCTCCTTGACGTTGCCGGGCCGGGAGTCCGCGGCGCGCCCGGGTAGCACGTGGTCGACCAGCGCGTCGAGCGCGGCCGACTTCTCCTCCTCGTCGGTGACCTGGTAGGCGGTGCCGTGCACCACGACGGAGCGGTAGTTGATGGAGTGGTGGAAGGCGGACCGGGCCAGGACCAGGCCGTCGACATGGGTGACCGTGACGCAGACCTCGAGGCCGGGGTCCGGTGCCTGGCCAGCCATCCGCAGCGGCCGGGACCCCGTCGAACCGTGCAGGTAGAGGCGGTCGCCGACCCGGCCGTAGAGCGTCGGCAGCACGACGGGGGAGCCGTCGCGGACGAAGCCGAGGTGGCAGAGGTAGCCGGCGTCGAGGATGCCGTGCACCGTCTCGTGGTCGTAGGCGGCGCGGTCGCGGGAGCGGGTCGGGGTCGTCCGGTCGGTCGGGACGTACGCCTCGGCTCGGGCCATTGCGATCTCCATTGCACTAGTGCATAATTGCGTTTGTGCTAGGAGAGTATCGGATCGAAGGGCGGCGCGCATCGGAGATTGCCGCCAGTGTCGAGCGAGCCATCGGTGCGGGCGAGCTCCAATCGGGCGAAGTCCTGCCACCGCTGCGGGAGTTGGCCGTCTATCTGGAGGTCAATCCCAATACGGTCGCGTCCGCCTACCGCACGCTGCGCGACCGCGGGGTGATCGAAACCGCGGGCCGGCGCGGCAGTCGCGTCCGCTCCCGCCCCGCGAGCACTCCGCGCGAGGCGCTGCGGGTGGAGGTCCCACCGGGGGTCCGCGATGCCTCCGACGGCAACCCCGACCCCGCCTTGCTGCCCCCGCTGGAGCGGGCGCTGGCCGAGGCGGCCGAGCGCAGCGCCCGGCGCCCCGCGCTCTACGGCACGCCGGCCGTCGACGAGGACCTGGCGGCGCTGGCCCGCACGGCCCTCACCGCTGACGGCGTCAGCGCCGGGCCCGTCGCCGTCACCAGCGGTTCGCTCGACGCCATAGAGCGGGTGCTCTCCGCCCATCTGCGGCCCGGCGACACCGTGGCGGTGGAGGACCCGGGCTGGGGCAGCCTGCTCGACCTCATCCCGGCGCTCGGGCTCCGTCCCGTACCGGTGGAGGTGGACGACGAGGGCCCGCTGCCCGAGCAGTTGGCGCGCGCCCTCGACGGCGGTGCTTGTGCCGCCGTCATCACCGACCGGGCGCAGAACCCCACGGGTGCCGCCGTCAGCCGTGCCCGGGCCGGTGAACTCCGCGGCCTGCTGGCCGGCCACTCCGGCGTCCTCCTCATCGAGGACGACCACGGTCACGGCATCGTGGACCTCCCGCTGCACCCGCTGTCCGGCGTCACCGACCACTGGGCCCTGGTCCGCTCGACGGCCAAGGCGTACGGCCCGGACCTGCGCCTCGCGGTGCTCACCGGCGACGCCGTCACGGTGGACCGGGTGCGGGGCAGACAGGGCCTGGGCCCCGGCTGGGTCAGCCATCTGCTCCAGGACACGGTGCTGCATCTGTGGCGCACCTCCGCCATCGATCCGACGGTGGTGGCCGGGGCGTACGGCCGGCGACGGGACGCGCTGATACGCGCACTGGACGAGCGGGGAGTGCGGGCGCGGGGCCGGAGCGGAATGAACGTCTGGGTGCCGGTGCCCGACGAGACCGGCGCGGTGGCCCGGCTCCTGCACTCCGGCTGGGCGGTGGCTCCCGGCGCACGCTTCCGCCTCCAGTCCCCACCCGGCATCCGCATCACCGTCTCCGGCCTTGCCGACCACGACATCACCCCGGTGGCCGACGCCGTTGCCGGGGCGATGGGGAGGGGGGAGGCGCGGAGGTACGAGTGAAGTGGGGGAGGGCGAGTGGGGCGGGGCGTGCCAAGGGGCCCGGGGGCGGTGGCCCCGAGTCCGGAGGCCCGAAGCCTGTGCGCCGGGGGCGGACCGGGGCGTGGCTCCCGGACTGCGCTCGGACGGCCGGGCGGCTTCGGCCGGGCTGCTTCGTCCGGGCGGGCTGTGCGTGGGCCGCTTACCTGCGGTGCGCCGCCGAGCCGGGGTCGGTCGCCGAGCCAGGGCCGGTCGTCGAACTGGGGTCGGCGGTCGGGCGGGGTTCGGTCGACGGGCGACGGCGGCTTTGGGTGAGGGCGGCGCCGGCCAGGATGATCAGGGCGCCCAGTGGGGTGTTCCAGCTCAAGTTCTCGCCGAGGAGGGCGACTCCGGCGGCGGTGGCGATCACGGGAACGAAGTAGGTGACCATCTGGGCCGTGGTGGGGCCGACCTCGGCAACCAGCCCGTACTGGAGGAGGAAGGCGAAGCCGGTGCCGAGCGCGCCGAGGGCGAAGACGGCGAGCAGAGGGACGAGCGGCAGGCCGGCCGGAGCGGTCGTGAACAGCGGGGTGATGACGGCGAGTTGGGCGGTCGCCAGCAGCATCTGGGTGCTGGACATGGCGAGGTGGGAGTGCGGCGCTCCGGCCAGGGTGCGCCGGACGTAGATCCAGCCGATCGGGTAGCAGAGCGACGCGCCGAGCGCCATCGCCGTGCCGGTCAGGTCCGTGCCGGCGAAGCCCTGCCAGGCGCCCAGCACGGTCAGTACGCCCAGGAAGCCGATGCCGAGGCCCGCCACCCGGCGTCGGGTGGGACGGTCCTCCGAGAGCGCCACAACCGACAGCGCCATGCCCCACAGCGGGGAAGTGGCGTTGCAGATGCCGGCCAGCGTGGAGGGGATGGTCAGCTCGGAGTAGGCGAAGAGGGAGAACGGCAGCACATTGAGGAAGAACGCGGCCACCGCGAGGTGCCCCCAGGTGCGGGCGGAACGGGGGAGCCGCTCGCGCTTCACCAGGAGGATGGCCATCAGCACCAGCGCACCAAACGTGACCCGGCCGAGCGTGACCTGAAGCGGCGCGAAGCCCTGGGTGCCCACCTTGATGAAGAGGAAGCTGAATCCCCAGATCAGGGAGAGAACGGCGAAGCGGAGCCGCCAGCCGAGGACGCGGGAGCGGCGGACGGATCCGTTGCCGGTTCCGGGGGAGGCCGGCGGGGCCGCATCAGCCGGCGTGGTGGCAGGGGTGGAGAGGGCGGCAGGTGCAGCGGAGG
The sequence above is a segment of the Streptomyces lydicus genome. Coding sequences within it:
- a CDS encoding pyridoxamine 5'-phosphate oxidase family protein, producing the protein MEIAMARAEAYVPTDRTTPTRSRDRAAYDHETVHGILDAGYLCHLGFVRDGSPVVLPTLYGRVGDRLYLHGSTGSRPLRMAGQAPDPGLEVCVTVTHVDGLVLARSAFHHSINYRSVVVHGTAYQVTDEEEKSAALDALVDHVLPGRAADSRPGNVKELAATAVIRLDLREVSAKIRTGGPHDEPEDLALPYWSGVLPVAPVYGAPIPSDDLASGIPAPAYLPAR
- a CDS encoding aminotransferase class I/II-fold pyridoxal phosphate-dependent enzyme, whose product is MLGEYRIEGRRASEIAASVERAIGAGELQSGEVLPPLRELAVYLEVNPNTVASAYRTLRDRGVIETAGRRGSRVRSRPASTPREALRVEVPPGVRDASDGNPDPALLPPLERALAEAAERSARRPALYGTPAVDEDLAALARTALTADGVSAGPVAVTSGSLDAIERVLSAHLRPGDTVAVEDPGWGSLLDLIPALGLRPVPVEVDDEGPLPEQLARALDGGACAAVITDRAQNPTGAAVSRARAGELRGLLAGHSGVLLIEDDHGHGIVDLPLHPLSGVTDHWALVRSTAKAYGPDLRLAVLTGDAVTVDRVRGRQGLGPGWVSHLLQDTVLHLWRTSAIDPTVVAGAYGRRRDALIRALDERGVRARGRSGMNVWVPVPDETGAVARLLHSGWAVAPGARFRLQSPPGIRITVSGLADHDITPVADAVAGAMGRGEARRYE
- a CDS encoding DMT family transporter; translation: MSTATGVPDACATPAPSAAPAALSTPATTPADAAPPASPGTGNGSVRRSRVLGWRLRFAVLSLIWGFSFLFIKVGTQGFAPLQVTLGRVTFGALVLMAILLVKRERLPRSARTWGHLAVAAFFLNVLPFSLFAYSELTIPSTLAGICNATSPLWGMALSVVALSEDRPTRRRVAGLGIGFLGVLTVLGAWQGFAGTDLTGTAMALGASLCYPIGWIYVRRTLAGAPHSHLAMSSTQMLLATAQLAVITPLFTTAPAGLPLVPLLAVFALGALGTGFAFLLQYGLVAEVGPTTAQMVTYFVPVIATAAGVALLGENLSWNTPLGALIILAGAALTQSRRRPSTEPRPTADPSSTTGPGSATDPGSAAHRR